One Herbaspirillum rubrisubalbicans genomic window carries:
- a CDS encoding SDR family NAD(P)-dependent oxidoreductase, which yields MDKLMQDRAIIVTGAGSVGEGWGNGKAAAVLYARQGGRVLAVDRSIQAALETQDIIRREGGICEVLAVDVSRSDEVKAMAEAAMDHFGRVDVLHNNVGIAELGGAVETSEESWNRLVAVNQTSLFLTHKHVLPIMERQRKGAIVNISSVAALRWIGFPYLGYSATKAAILAFTKNVAMQYAAMGIRANCVLPGMMNTSMIREPLKAAYGGDIEQMCAQRDAQCPMGFMGDAWDVAHASLFLASDHARYITGLDMIVDGGLSLRCAG from the coding sequence ATGGACAAGCTGATGCAAGACCGCGCCATCATCGTCACCGGCGCCGGCTCGGTGGGCGAGGGCTGGGGCAATGGCAAGGCCGCCGCCGTACTGTATGCGCGCCAGGGTGGCCGGGTGCTGGCGGTGGATCGCAGCATCCAGGCCGCTCTGGAAACGCAGGACATCATCCGCCGTGAAGGTGGCATCTGCGAAGTGCTGGCGGTCGACGTCTCGCGCAGCGATGAGGTCAAGGCCATGGCCGAGGCGGCCATGGATCACTTCGGCCGGGTCGACGTCTTGCACAACAACGTCGGCATCGCCGAGCTCGGCGGGGCGGTCGAAACCAGCGAGGAGAGCTGGAACCGCCTGGTGGCGGTGAACCAGACCAGCCTGTTCCTGACGCACAAGCATGTGCTGCCCATCATGGAGCGACAGAGGAAGGGCGCCATTGTGAATATCTCCTCGGTGGCGGCGCTGCGCTGGATCGGTTTTCCCTATCTCGGCTACAGCGCCACCAAGGCGGCGATCCTGGCCTTCACCAAGAACGTGGCGATGCAGTACGCCGCCATGGGCATCCGCGCCAATTGCGTGCTGCCGGGCATGATGAATACCTCGATGATCCGCGAACCGTTGAAGGCGGCCTACGGCGGCGATATCGAACAGATGTGCGCCCAGCGCGATGCGCAATGTCCGATGGGTTTCATGGGGGATGCCTGGGATGTGGCTCATGCGTCGCTGTTCCTGGCTTCCGACCATGCGCGTTACATCACGGGGCTGGACATGATTGTCGATGGCGGCTTGTCGCTGCGCTGTGCAGGATGA
- a CDS encoding sigma-54-dependent Fis family transcriptional regulator: MPTSLPDQPLADSQIHAASTAFSTPLSPRCAHGRQVPRYRDIDQLAGDDALMQALVERGKRLIERGIPVLILGQTGTGKEYLSRALHDYSARRQAGWIAVNCASIPESLAESELFGYCKGAFSGALPGGMKGKVQQADGGTLFLDEIGDMPLALQTRLLRVLSEREVTPLGALRPVPVDVQLICATHQDLPNLIAQGRFREDLYYRIAGGVLRLPALRERADLCRLVLQMMADELGVQADEQLIAPAAWQRLLAYPWPGNLRQMHAVIRYSCAVMNGTRIEVSDLPEELMQSQGPVLAQVHPLAPRMAERPPSAVVTGGPWPDERTRVIAALNGSRWNISAASRQLGMCRASLYRKLRQLDIPHVRDQGVSVMDTMGTYAVA, from the coding sequence ATGCCGACATCCTTGCCCGACCAGCCCCTGGCTGACAGTCAGATCCATGCTGCCAGCACGGCCTTTTCCACTCCGCTTTCCCCTCGTTGCGCGCATGGCCGCCAGGTGCCGCGCTATCGCGACATCGACCAGCTCGCCGGCGACGATGCTCTGATGCAGGCGCTGGTCGAACGTGGCAAGCGCTTGATCGAGCGCGGCATCCCGGTGCTGATCCTGGGCCAGACCGGCACCGGCAAGGAATACCTGTCGCGCGCCCTGCATGACTACAGCGCGCGGCGCCAGGCTGGCTGGATCGCCGTCAATTGCGCCTCGATCCCCGAAAGTTTGGCCGAAAGTGAATTGTTTGGTTATTGCAAGGGCGCGTTCTCGGGGGCTTTGCCGGGTGGTATGAAGGGAAAGGTACAGCAGGCCGATGGCGGCACGCTCTTCCTCGATGAGATCGGCGACATGCCGCTGGCTTTGCAGACGCGGTTGTTGCGCGTGCTCTCCGAGCGCGAGGTGACGCCGCTGGGCGCGCTGCGACCAGTGCCGGTGGACGTGCAACTGATCTGTGCCACCCACCAGGACTTGCCGAACCTGATTGCCCAGGGCCGTTTCCGTGAAGATCTCTACTATCGCATCGCCGGTGGCGTGCTGCGCCTGCCGGCGCTGCGCGAACGCGCCGACCTGTGCCGGCTGGTGCTGCAGATGATGGCCGATGAACTGGGTGTGCAGGCCGATGAGCAGCTTATCGCCCCGGCGGCGTGGCAGCGTCTGCTGGCCTATCCTTGGCCGGGCAACCTGCGTCAGATGCACGCGGTGATCCGCTATAGTTGCGCGGTGATGAATGGCACGCGCATCGAAGTGAGCGACCTGCCCGAAGAGTTGATGCAGTCGCAGGGGCCGGTGTTGGCCCAGGTCCATCCCTTGGCGCCGCGTATGGCAGAGAGGCCGCCCAGCGCGGTGGTCACGGGCGGGCCCTGGCCGGATGAGCGCACCCGCGTCATCGCCGCCTTGAATGGCAGCCGCTGGAATATCTCTGCCGCCTCGCGCCAATTGGGCATGTGCCGTGCATCCTTGTATCGCAAGCTGCGGCAACTGGATATTCCGCATGTGCGTGACCAGGGCGTGAGTGTGATGGATACGATGGGTACGTATGCTGTAGCCTAA
- a CDS encoding type IV pilus twitching motility protein PilT, with amino-acid sequence MDIATLLAFAVRNQASDLHLCAGLAPLLRVHGAIRRINLQPLEAAQLQQALHAVMPSALHRRHAAGADCDFSFALPTLGRFRVHAFHQQRGPAAAIRCLGQQPPSLSELATPPLCAELALRPRGLVLVSGPTGAGKSSTLAAMVRHINEMRPVHILTIEDPIEFIHEPRRALVTQREIGTHVADFAQALRAALREDPDVLLVGELRDADTIGLALTAAETGHLVLGTLHAASAAKTVDRIIDVFPAGEKEAARALLAEALEGVIAQTLLPTVDGLGRVAAHELLVATPAVRNLIREGRNAQLVSVMQAGGAQAMQTLEASLAALVRQGRISEQTARAQGATG; translated from the coding sequence ATGGACATTGCCACCCTACTGGCATTTGCCGTCAGAAATCAGGCTTCCGATCTGCATCTTTGTGCAGGTCTGGCGCCCTTGTTGCGGGTCCACGGCGCCATCCGCCGCATCAACCTGCAGCCGCTGGAGGCCGCGCAATTGCAGCAGGCCCTGCACGCCGTCATGCCCAGCGCCCTGCATCGCCGTCATGCCGCAGGGGCCGACTGTGACTTTTCCTTCGCCCTGCCCACCCTGGGGCGTTTCCGGGTACACGCCTTCCACCAGCAACGCGGCCCGGCTGCGGCCATCCGCTGCCTGGGACAGCAGCCCCCATCCCTCTCTGAACTGGCCACGCCGCCGCTGTGCGCCGAGCTGGCCCTGCGGCCACGCGGGCTGGTGCTGGTGAGCGGGCCGACCGGGGCCGGCAAGAGCAGCACGCTGGCGGCCATGGTCCGGCACATCAATGAAATGCGACCGGTACATATCCTGACCATCGAAGACCCCATCGAATTCATCCATGAGCCGCGGCGCGCCCTGGTCACCCAGCGCGAGATCGGCACCCACGTCGCCGACTTCGCCCAGGCCCTGCGCGCGGCGCTGCGCGAAGACCCGGATGTGTTGCTGGTGGGCGAACTGCGCGACGCCGACACCATCGGCCTGGCCCTGACCGCTGCCGAAACCGGCCACCTGGTGCTGGGCACCTTGCACGCCGCCTCGGCGGCCAAGACGGTGGATCGCATCATCGATGTCTTCCCCGCCGGCGAAAAGGAAGCCGCACGCGCCCTGCTGGCCGAGGCCCTGGAAGGGGTGATCGCCCAGACCCTGCTGCCCACCGTAGACGGTCTGGGCCGGGTGGCGGCGCATGAATTGCTGGTGGCCACCCCGGCCGTGCGCAACCTGATCCGCGAGGGCCGCAACGCGCAACTGGTCTCGGTGATGCAGGCCGGTGGCGCGCAAGCCATGCAGACGCTGGAGGCCAGCCTGGCGGCGCTGGTCCGCCAGGGCCGCATCAGTGAGCAGACCGCCCGTGCACAGGGCGCCACCGGGTAA
- a CDS encoding glutathione peroxidase, translated as MTTLYDFQPRLPDQTPFPLEQLRGKVLLIVNSASKCGFTPQYNGLEAIHRQFQARGLEVLAFPCNQFGAQEPGNAEEIGAFCEKNYGVSFPLFAKIDVNGEHADPLFQYLKKEAPGLLGSKAIKWNFTKFLVRRDGSVFKRYAPQTRPEEMISDIETLLAEEATK; from the coding sequence ATGACCACACTCTACGATTTCCAGCCCAGGCTGCCGGACCAGACGCCCTTCCCGCTGGAACAGTTGCGCGGCAAGGTGCTGCTCATCGTCAACAGCGCCAGCAAGTGCGGCTTCACGCCGCAATACAATGGCCTGGAAGCGATCCATCGCCAGTTCCAGGCGCGCGGCCTGGAAGTGCTGGCCTTCCCCTGCAATCAATTCGGTGCGCAAGAGCCCGGCAATGCCGAAGAAATCGGCGCCTTCTGCGAAAAGAACTATGGCGTGAGCTTCCCGCTGTTCGCCAAGATCGATGTCAATGGCGAACACGCCGACCCGCTGTTCCAGTACCTCAAGAAGGAAGCTCCGGGTCTCTTGGGCAGCAAGGCCATCAAGTGGAATTTCACCAAGTTCCTGGTGCGTCGCGACGGCAGCGTCTTCAAGCGCTATGCGCCGCAGACGCGACCGGAGGAAATGATTTCCGATATCGAGACGCTGCTGGCCGAAGAGGCTACCAAATAA
- a CDS encoding LysR family transcriptional regulator: protein MIELRHLLYFRTVAETLHFGRAAALLHISQPPLTRQIAALEKELDAQLFDRSKRAIQLTAAGKHFYRDSTEIFKALERAKRNVASSSSGTLGALKVGFMMSSAYNILPAVTRHYSAAYPDVDLRMSEYLPNLLATDLEDEKVDVGIMYRPEDCRRLDSHTIYAEPLLAVLPRAHRLAGKPAISAAELAEDAFISIPRAIAPVVFDLILQHCQLHGFRPRIVLETNLQQTIVNLVGEGLGVALVPTSMQAMHLESTVFKPLIGAPMVEVAVVWNRENTNPCIRTFAQTAVEVWSRMQPLHG from the coding sequence ATGATCGAATTGAGACATCTGCTCTATTTCCGCACCGTAGCAGAAACCCTGCATTTCGGGCGTGCCGCGGCGCTGCTGCACATCTCGCAACCGCCGCTCACACGGCAGATCGCGGCATTGGAGAAAGAGCTGGACGCGCAATTGTTCGACCGCAGCAAACGCGCCATCCAGCTCACCGCAGCGGGCAAACATTTCTATCGCGACAGCACAGAAATCTTCAAGGCCCTGGAGCGGGCCAAACGCAACGTGGCCTCTTCCAGCAGCGGCACGCTTGGCGCCTTGAAGGTGGGTTTCATGATGTCCTCGGCCTATAACATCCTGCCGGCGGTGACGCGCCATTACTCGGCGGCCTATCCTGACGTGGACCTGCGCATGAGCGAATACCTGCCCAACCTGCTGGCCACCGATCTGGAAGATGAGAAGGTCGATGTGGGCATCATGTATCGCCCCGAGGATTGCCGTCGCCTCGACAGCCACACCATCTACGCCGAACCCTTGCTGGCGGTGCTGCCGCGCGCGCATCGGCTGGCCGGCAAGCCTGCCATCTCGGCCGCCGAACTGGCCGAGGATGCCTTCATCAGCATCCCGCGTGCGATTGCCCCGGTGGTGTTCGACCTCATCCTGCAACACTGTCAATTACATGGCTTCCGCCCGCGCATCGTGCTGGAAACCAACCTGCAGCAGACCATCGTCAACCTGGTCGGCGAAGGCCTGGGCGTGGCCCTGGTACCGACCTCGATGCAGGCCATGCATCTGGAGAGCACGGTGTTCAAGCCGCTGATAGGCGCACCGATGGTGGAGGTCGCGGTGGTCTGGAACCGGGAGAATACCAATCCCTGCATACGGACCTTTGCGCAGACAGCGGTGGAAGTGTGGAGCAGGATGCAGCCGCTGCATGGCTAG
- a CDS encoding phosphate/phosphite/phosphonate ABC transporter substrate-binding protein, with product MLGAAVALSASTTAPALAGGKSACERPQRLRFSFVPQGRGNDQQTALNPLIEELRERLKMPVDVVVPTSYGSVVEGLIAGAVDVARLGPASYVTARKGDPQITPFASMQQVEPNFAAQGGVSSVYYALLITRQQGPYDSVASLKGKVLVLADPESTSGSLIPRHIFARQYKLQLDQYFSRIGYSGNHEQSVMAVLQRHADAAFVASTNLSRMISDGKLKKSDLRVLWRSAPIPFDPFVYRGQLCADIRHTIRAVFLDKNALRVRLTLDNLRATHFVPVRDADYQIIRALP from the coding sequence TTGCTGGGCGCGGCAGTGGCGCTGTCGGCATCGACCACGGCGCCTGCTCTGGCGGGCGGCAAGAGCGCCTGCGAACGACCGCAGCGGCTGCGCTTTTCCTTCGTGCCGCAGGGCCGGGGCAATGACCAGCAGACGGCGCTCAATCCCCTCATCGAGGAATTGCGCGAGCGGCTGAAGATGCCGGTAGACGTGGTCGTGCCTACCTCCTATGGCAGCGTGGTCGAAGGCTTGATCGCTGGCGCGGTCGATGTGGCGCGACTGGGTCCGGCTTCTTACGTCACGGCGCGCAAGGGCGATCCGCAGATCACGCCGTTTGCCTCGATGCAACAGGTGGAGCCCAACTTTGCCGCGCAGGGTGGGGTGTCGTCGGTGTATTACGCCTTGTTGATCACGCGCCAGCAAGGTCCGTATGACAGCGTGGCTTCGCTCAAGGGCAAGGTGCTGGTGCTGGCCGATCCCGAGAGTACCTCGGGTTCGCTCATTCCGCGCCATATCTTTGCGCGCCAGTACAAGCTGCAGCTGGACCAGTATTTTTCGCGCATCGGGTATTCCGGCAATCACGAGCAATCGGTGATGGCGGTATTGCAGCGTCACGCCGATGCCGCCTTCGTGGCCAGTACCAATCTTTCGCGCATGATCAGCGACGGCAAGCTCAAGAAGAGCGACCTGCGCGTGCTGTGGCGCTCGGCGCCGATTCCCTTCGATCCCTTCGTCTATCGCGGGCAGTTGTGCGCCGATATCCGCCATACGATCCGCGCCGTGTTCCTCGACAAGAACGCCTTGCGCGTGAGGCTCACGCTGGACAACCTGCGCGCCACGCATTTCGTACCGGTGCGTGATGCCGATTACCAGATCATCCGCGCACTGCCCTGA
- a CDS encoding bifunctional diguanylate cyclase/phosphodiesterase, with protein MVLLAVAVLSLVWYFTILRIENEKQLAIAGSIADSRNVAAIVSANLDEVLGKTLLYSRIGQSMLNGEQSSSAYFNPLFNGDSAYLRVAMFDARGRLVYSSARQKSEPELSRLINAGYMSSLTNSGEQNQMIIKPPMNRDGYSWRVPLLIPLQDGKGALQGFFAAILDLGYFLKAYQEVSVDGSSRIEIINAAGLQLAELYGGILSGGSDYAGQEYATFLLTGKGDGLIHALRPGDPVQHVGVQRRLAHYPLAVVVSRDQQALLSKLWPAHRVYYLQAILISLLIVVLSGGLISLAHRRRYLYEKLVYSEREKSGLIHQLEQEKSRAYQLASHDYLTGIPNRMLFYELAATELSRARRSRNLYALFFLDLDKFKLINDTLGHAVGDALLQEVARRLRAAVREYDLVARLGGDEFVVLVSEIRDEETVAEIADKLVETLRAPYPDLLGCDVETSPSIGIALYPRDGQSIEALMTNADSAMYTAKSAGAGLYRFYDASLNAIAVRGLELLGRFRQAIKDDEFCLHYQPKVELQDYRVVGMEALIRWQHPEHGLIYPGEFIGLAETHDLVQPLGPWIIEAVCRQLAQWRDEGLPLVPVAINVSAKQLNDERLIATVHDALRRYHLSADLLEIEVTESCFISDLEQARQTLEKLCDEGLRIYLDDYGTGYSSLSHIKTLPVYALKIDRSFVRDIRNDNSDGMIVASTVTLARNLGLKVVAEGVETREQLMHLKLMGCDEVQGFYLQRPVAPAQLVPLLQKGRFEIV; from the coding sequence ATGGTGCTGCTTGCCGTGGCCGTGTTGTCGCTGGTCTGGTATTTCACCATCCTCCGCATCGAGAACGAAAAGCAGCTGGCCATCGCCGGCTCCATCGCCGACAGCCGCAACGTGGCCGCCATCGTCTCGGCCAATCTCGATGAGGTGCTGGGCAAGACCCTGCTGTATTCGCGCATCGGCCAGTCCATGCTCAATGGCGAGCAATCCTCTTCGGCCTATTTCAATCCCCTCTTCAACGGCGATTCGGCCTACCTGCGGGTGGCCATGTTCGATGCGCGCGGGCGGCTGGTGTATTCCTCGGCGCGCCAGAAGAGCGAGCCCGAGTTGAGTCGTCTCATCAATGCCGGCTACATGAGTTCGCTGACCAACTCAGGCGAACAGAACCAGATGATCATCAAGCCACCCATGAACCGTGATGGGTATAGCTGGCGCGTGCCGCTGCTCATTCCGCTGCAGGATGGCAAGGGCGCCTTGCAAGGCTTCTTCGCGGCCATTCTGGACCTGGGCTATTTCCTCAAGGCTTACCAGGAAGTGAGCGTGGATGGCAGCAGCCGCATCGAGATCATCAATGCCGCCGGCCTGCAATTGGCTGAACTGTACGGCGGCATCCTCTCGGGAGGCTCCGATTATGCCGGCCAGGAGTACGCCACCTTCCTCTTGACCGGCAAGGGCGATGGCCTCATTCATGCCTTGCGGCCGGGTGATCCGGTGCAGCACGTGGGCGTGCAGCGGCGTCTGGCGCATTACCCGCTGGCCGTGGTGGTCAGCCGCGACCAGCAGGCGCTGCTGAGCAAGCTGTGGCCGGCGCATCGGGTGTATTACCTGCAGGCCATCCTGATCTCGCTCTTGATCGTGGTGCTTTCGGGAGGCTTGATCAGCCTGGCGCACCGGCGTCGCTATCTGTATGAAAAGCTGGTCTATTCCGAGCGTGAGAAGAGTGGGCTGATCCATCAGCTGGAACAGGAAAAGAGCCGCGCCTACCAGTTGGCCTCGCACGATTACCTGACCGGTATTCCCAATCGCATGTTGTTCTATGAGCTGGCCGCTACCGAACTGTCGAGGGCGCGGCGCAGCCGCAACCTGTATGCGCTGTTCTTCCTCGATCTGGACAAGTTCAAGCTCATCAACGATACCCTGGGCCATGCCGTGGGCGATGCACTGTTGCAGGAAGTGGCACGCCGTCTGCGTGCCGCCGTGCGCGAATACGACCTGGTGGCGCGCCTGGGCGGGGATGAATTCGTGGTGCTGGTTTCCGAAATCCGTGATGAGGAAACCGTCGCCGAGATCGCCGACAAGCTGGTGGAAACCCTGCGCGCGCCTTACCCGGACCTGCTAGGCTGCGATGTCGAAACCTCGCCCAGCATCGGCATCGCGCTCTATCCGCGCGATGGCCAGAGCATCGAAGCCTTGATGACCAATGCCGACTCCGCCATGTACACCGCCAAGAGCGCCGGCGCCGGTCTGTATCGTTTCTACGATGCCTCGCTCAATGCGATTGCGGTGCGCGGGCTGGAGCTGCTGGGGCGCTTCCGTCAGGCCATCAAGGATGATGAATTCTGCCTGCATTATCAGCCCAAGGTAGAGCTGCAGGATTATCGCGTGGTCGGCATGGAAGCACTGATCCGCTGGCAGCATCCCGAGCACGGCTTGATCTATCCGGGCGAATTCATCGGCCTGGCAGAGACCCATGACCTGGTACAGCCGCTGGGCCCCTGGATCATCGAGGCAGTATGCCGGCAACTGGCGCAGTGGCGCGACGAAGGCTTGCCGCTGGTGCCGGTGGCCATCAATGTCTCGGCCAAGCAATTGAATGATGAACGGCTGATCGCCACCGTGCACGACGCTTTGCGCCGTTATCACCTCAGTGCCGATCTGCTGGAGATCGAGGTCACCGAGAGCTGCTTCATCAGTGACCTGGAACAGGCTCGCCAGACCCTGGAAAAACTGTGTGATGAAGGGCTGCGCATCTACCTGGACGACTACGGCACCGGTTATTCCAGCCTCAGCCACATCAAGACCTTGCCGGTGTATGCACTCAAGATAGACCGCTCCTTCGTGCGCGACATCCGCAACGACAACAGCGACGGCATGATCGTGGCCTCCACCGTCACGCTGGCACGCAATCTCGGGTTGAAGGTGGTGGCCGAGGGCGTGGAGACACGCGAACAACTGATGCATCTCAAACTGATGGGCTGTGACGAAGTGCAGGGCTTCTACCTGCAGCGCCCGGTGGCGCCGGCACAATTGGTACCGCTTTTGCAGAAAGGCAGATTCGAGATCGTATGA